gaagtttattaaccattttttatgtaacatgACATTCACTTTGATGGAAATGTGAAACactttttggattaaaaattgtattactcAACTGATAAAAGCATTAGTAACTTCTCAGCAGATGATTTGCTGgcataaaacacacacccacaaaaaaaaacatgacaaataaaGAGTGACTTTTGCTGCAGAAATGACGCTGGGCGGAACGTCAGACACAACACAAAGCGCTCTAACGTGGTAATCCTACTATAATGAACGTCTGCGTGAGTTACAGTCGATTTGTCGCTTTAATTAAATGCGACGACACAAAGGGAGCGAGGACTGGGGCCGTCCACATGGCTCCTCAGGTCACCACATAATCACGTAAGAGGATCATGCTTCCAGACGCATCCCCGTTGGCCGGCTGCTCCTCCTCCCTCTAGACGCGAGCCGACACGTGgcacatgcatgtatgcatgcgtgtttgtttgcatgtatGTGCACCAGTGGCCTGCACATGGGTCCCAAAAATAGCCAACCATCAATCAAAGCCCCTCCCCTTCCTGCTCTTTTGTGGAGATGCTTGTGATCTTAATTGGCCTGTCAGTTGCTTTCATTAGTAGTCAGAGCCATCAACACAAACAGAATTAATGGTCCTGGAGAAGATGGGTATCCGATAAACCATGGGTCAGAAGCCCTTCCCCCGTGAAGCAGGGTAAAGCTCCTCTCATACACTTGCCACCAGCTCTGGAAGTTATCCAAAAAACCAAGCATATATCACCTATACAGATGCAGTGAACGGTGCCTTCAGAGAGAATTTGTAAGGAAAAAAATCGTTTAACTTTAaagagtccataatccataatgcTTCCTGCATCTCgcctgaatcaggagagaaatataccCAGATCAAGCCGCATTTACGAATATACGGGTGGATTTTGTTGAGAGAGACAAGCGATgatggacttttttttaattcagttccaAAAATGCTTGTTAACATAAGCTGTTTAGTTAGGGAAATGAGACACGTTTTGGGACACAAATAATTGTGACTCTAGGCTTTAGAGAATCACTTCACACAGTCTGAAGTATAATCCCTATTGAaaagacaagaggaaaaactacTTTCTCATGCTTCTACAGTTACAAAACAAAGCTGCAATTCACCATAACAAAGCGATCAACAATGACCTCACTACAATGATTCAGAAATAAAGATCCAGAATGGCAGAATCTACACCATAAAACAAGAGTTTACGCTCATTAAAATAAGGCTCCAAAtcatgttttgctgttttttgtggTGATGCCACGGAAGAACTGTTTTTAGTTTCCCAAAGCACCTTTTAGTAAACAACTGCTCTTAAAAGATTTCTCTCTTATCATTTgaagagcatttttaaaatacgaAGAACCTTTTTCCAGCATAAAGAATTACGGAAGAGTTCCATCGATGTTACACATTCTAAATGGAACCATCAACGGCAATAAAAACCTTTAGATTTCTAAATCTAGGAcgccaatgctggcaaaaccgGCACTTAAAACCTATGGAGACACTCCATGGCATAATGTAAACAGAAGCTGTTGTCATGGTGATGCAATGATTTAAGACACTAACAATTAAACAGTCAGCAGCAAACAGAGGGTCTGCCGCACCCCGTCCCACTAATCATCTGCTCTGGgtcattaataaatgaacagtAATCCAAGATTCATAACAATGACCAGCATGTGCACCAGAGATCATGGGAAATTAATCCCAGCATTCGTTTATTTCAGGAATTACCCCCCTTCTCCCTCTTCTCTCAGGCTCAAGAACCCCCTGATGCCTCGTATCAGGCAGATGGTCGGTAACACTGAAGGATACGGGGTGTTTTTGGGGAGGCTTACATGTGCTAGTGTTCACGCATATGTAACAATCATGGAAATAAAGAAAGTATTAAATtcacatatataaattacaaacatAAATATCAATTCACtgcaactttaaaataaaaactcaagGAAACGGGAGCAAGAAtagggaaacaaaaaaaagcatttccttATGCAGGTATGCGTCAACTCTtaagacataaaaacaaaaagtttccTTATTAGTGATATATGGGTTTTCAATGGCCTGTGCCAACACTGATACCTCCAAAACATGTTTGCggataaaacttaaaattacatCTATATACGATAAGAGGTTACTCGTGGCAACAAAAGTGTACCAACAGACATCTTTTTTACCCAATatctatataaaaacatattgctATGTCGTAAAATGTCCAAATATCGGTTTGTTTATTGGTCTTTCACTACTTGCGCTCTATTTTTTCCTCATTGTAAGACGCTCTTCTTTAAAGTGTCTACTCAACAGATAAATGCAAGTAATTCACAACATGCCATAAAAGAATAACTTAGCTTCCTGAAATGTTTTACTGGCACATTTAATCTGTTAACAGCATTTCAGCATGACCAACAAAATATTTGCCGATAAACAGAATTCCCTGCCAGAGCTCAAGGACATGCTGAAAACTTGATGGCTGCAGTTTCCATCAGGAAACACCTGCAGTTTTCCCCTCCTCTGGTGCTGGATGTATATTTAGCACACATATCTGAGAGACCAAGTTATAGCATTTAGTCTAAAGCTCAGATGTCCATCAGAATGAGCCGTTTTAATGAGATGAATACGAAACATGTTTGGACAACATCTCAATGTCCCTGTAGAAGCATGTATCCGTCAGTCCTGACACATTCAGGAACAGAAAGTTCAATATTTTAAGAACACATTAACTCAAAACATTAGAATATGATACACTATAGCAACAATGcgtgttgtatttttaaacgcTTGCTGATTGATCAAGCATTATCCATGGAAAAGTCATGCAACTTCTTAACAATCCTTATCTTTCAAAGTAAATgccaaaataaacaattaaacctGGCTTTTATGATTTAAGACAGGTTTGTGGACATATTGTttccttttctaaaaaaaaaatcccttttaaaacaagcacataatgtttaaataaacagtcacctctctctctcgcgcgtGCTCCTGTCTGGTTTCGAGAGTTGGGGGTCGAAAGAAATCAACACAAATAAACTCACCAGCGTTAATTGTGAGTGTTTAGTTGTGTGTCAGTAACTAGTTGTTTCTCTTCGCTCGGCTGCGGTTCATCCACGTTTCACTCCGCGGCTGCAGGGGCGTGCGCGCGTGGGTGCGTTGACGCGCATCAGCTGAAGCTGGAGCTGCTTTTCCAACACGCGTCTTGGAATGTTCAGTTGAGAGGGATTCGCGGTtcaaaacagccaatcagaacagagATCAAAAGCCTGAATGGAAAGGGGCGGAGACCCGAGAGCAAGTGGGAGGTTCCTGTTCCAATGCGCTACATAACAGTTGAGAAAGTACGGAagacataatattattattgtttcgtGCACATGCAtcatatatatttgtgcatAAAGCGATAATCATATTAAGaacatgtataaatgtataaaaatattatataacttacacataatatgtaaaatgacatgaaatatatatattttttatattatttctcaaataatttttttatcaaaatgaccaaattatataaaataattatatatcaaatataaatatataataatgtattttaatgcttaaaaattaaataacattaaaaatgtcatgttattCTCCTATTAATGCTATAACAAACTATTTAAGATCTCTCTGTGCTTATGTACTTATGTCTCTctgtgctttaaaaaacaaaataaataaataaatatatatatatatatatgattcttAAATTAAAGACGAAATATCTCCCTGCATCTcgctgtatttaaaaacagttgtgacGGGATATTAGATATAGGCTAAAACTGACTCATAATTACAAGGCAGGATTTGTTGCGCAGGTAAAATCTGATTACGCCCTCTGGGTCACACGGGATTAAACTGGCCTCACTACACCTATAAAAAACCTCAAACTCAGTCAATAAGCAGTCGTGCTCTGTAATGGAATTATGAAACCAAACATTTAGAATTAATAAGCTTTACCAAAAGGAATTTTCGAAGGGGTGGATGTTAGAGTAATAAACAAAACGTTCTTTTTACTAATTGCGCTTTAAACGTTCAGAAAGTTTGACCATTGCGCCTCCATGCGGACGGTGTACGGAAGAAAGTCGGCGCCTACAGCTCCCAGAAGTACTGGCGCGTGACGTCACGGCCTCAGCAACAGGAAGTGTTCCAACTGAGCGGTTGCTGTAAGATAAGGTAAGCTGTTCTATTAACTTAGAATTATTCGCAGTTTTATTTAGAactataattaaagaaataatgcGTCTAGATCATATTCGTctttatttacacaaacaaacgtggttattttttaaaaacaattaacgTTAGCGTTTTTTGTAGAAGCTAATGCTAGGCTTCTACCAAAACATTTGACACTTACCTTTCAGTATTTCTGAAATCAAGACATTTATGTCTTGAAATACGCCACAACATAACAGTAGTTGCAGCAAATCAGCTTTACACTGATCTAAGCGTTTGAAGATTGTGTATTTATGAAAGGAATCATGACTTAAGTTACAGTCCAAGTGTTTCTTGTGCTCTTCAGGAATGACCTGTACACTGGAGAAGGTGCTGGCCGATGCCAAATCACTGGTAGAGCGGCTCCGGGATCATGACAGTGCTGCTGAGATTCTGATTGAACAAACCACGCTTCTGAACAAGAGAGTGGAGGCCATGAAACAGGTATCAGTGCTGCTTCTCAGTCTGTCTAATAGAGACGAgagatgttttattcattatttcttgttgttgttcagTATCAGGAAGAGATTGAGCTGTTAAACCAGGTGGCGAGACACCGGCCACGCTCCACGCTTGTCATGGGCATCCAGCAGGAAAACCGGCAAATAAGGGAACTGCAGCAGGAAAACAAAGGTGTTAGGAGGGTTTGCAGTTAGAATCTGTCACTGGATGTCAGTTGTGGGCTGCTTTGAATCTAACTCCACACTTTTCCCTTGACAGAGCTGCGCACGTCACTGGAGGAGCATCAGTCTGCTCTGGAGCTCATCATGAGCAAATATAGAGAGCAGGTGTTTCGCCTTCTCATGGCCAGCAAGAGAGACGATCCTGCTATTGTCACTCAGCTCAGAGAACAGCACACTAACGTCAGTCTCACAAATGGTTTTGATAAGATTCCCTCTATTTCTGGCGTCTAAGTAGTCATTCAGTGTACTAATGTTGCAGGAGATGCAGGCGCAcattgagaaaataaatgaaatggcCACGGTGATGAGGAAAGCCATCGAGGTAGATGAAGGGCGACTATGTGAAGATGAGGAGAGAATCAAACGTCTAGAGGTTAGTCACACCAAAACTTACCAcgtttcatttgttatttaaatatggcAAACAATGGCACAAAATCAATGtaagaaagaggaaaataaactGTTATATTAGGCTCATATCGTGTTAACGCGTGATGAGAGATTGAAATTTGGATTACAAATTACATGAAGAAAATTGTAGTTAGTAACATCTAGTAGATTACACCTTTTAGGTAATGTAATCAGACTAAGTGTTTATTCCTTTTGACCTTGCTTGTTTAACACACAGGTTTAAGTCTTGCAacaaattgctaaaaaaaaaaaaaaaaaaataggataaATTATTCTGTATTAGCAACCGTGCATTAAACATTGTTGTATGTAAAGGTTTCCCAAGCTGTGGTTTGTGAAGaataaaagctaataattagttaaatcatttaaatgtacaactaaaataaatgtattatatattattatttcttctttaCCTGCATATAATGTAACCATTAACCAACACCCAAGAGTCATAAATATGTTGTGATgctgttaatgttaataaaactgtaaaatctcatattaaattatttaatattttaggtaCAAGGGATTCAGCGGACAACCGTAAATTACTGCTATTGTGtgaatatgtaataatgtaataataacaaagaAACTTTAGTctgcttatatttttattttaaaatgtagaatttttttttttcatttatctgattaaagaatattttaaaacgtaataatttttttttcaaagcggactattttaaaatgtaatattaagtaacaagtaattattttttcgAAATCTGATTGCATTATCAGACTACAGATAATCATTGACTCTTGGTTTATATGTTGTTCTGTGCAGTTAGAGAACAGCGGTCTGCGAGAGCTGTTGGGAATCAGCCGTGAGGCGTTTCTGGTACTGAAGAGAGATGACACATCTGATAGTACTTCTCTCTCGCCGCTACTCACCAGCACAGATGTCAGTCTAAGGAAGAGCTAAAGGGTGTCAGAGACTCTTGAGTTTGCAAACCATTGTTCAGAGCTGCCCTACAAGTCCCACAATCCTCCATTACAAGGTCACATGCTGTCGTTCAGTCATTCTGCATGAGGGGTTTTGGAGAAAGGGACTTTGGAATCTGTCAAACACTGAGATCCGGTTCCCTTTCCACCTCTCCATCATCATGGCTTCAGTCTGGAAAAGTCAAATCAAAACTCAGTCATTTTTGGAACAGTAAAATTGGCATATTGTGAATGATTACTTTACTTGAACACGAGACTTTGTAAAGGGAATGTCACGTTGTgccattttaatgaaaaagcttttgttttttttgcttgtttgtaacTGTTTAATGTGGGTATGAGAGAAAGTAGCATTGaaagtgattaaaaacatttattgaactGATGATGTCCTTTTCTAGTTTCATGTGTTGAGAGGATTGAATGACTACTCAACActtcagattttatatatagcaaatgctgtttcatgttaattttggtctaataatgaattaacttaattttttgtGTTAGTAGAAAACTTTTTTAccatatttgtaatttttataaatggaTAAAACGATAGTTAACTGTAATTGATATTTTATGCTAAATAATTGAACTGACTTCACGCCCCGTCTTATTTCTCAATTTCAATTACATCACAAAATGCATTGCAATTATTTAATACtccaataaaacaataatggtGGTCGGTCACATCAGAAGTTTCAGAATATTCATATTGAATAAAAGGAAAACATCAGATGTAATTCTAATCTGTCTTGGAACAGAAAATCTCATTTAGATGGTATGGCACAAATGACAACTTTATTAAACATTGAATTATTTAGACAATCATTTAAAGTTtatacaaaacagaaataatgcGTACTGCTAacacttaaaaacataattgcacgttataaatgctttagaaaaacTTCTGAGAGACACGCAGATCGCAAAAAGAAACCCTGAGAGGAAACCAGAAGCGTATCGATGAATAATGCAATACTACTGATTTTGTCTGTCAAAAGGTCGATCTTGGTTTTTTGCCTCCATAAGAGCTACATATCCAGTTACGAAGCGcagaaaatgactgaaaaacatttaaacgcCACAgattctaaatatttttctcacactgcatttaaaaccCTCATTACAAGTGTGTTGAAGCAGCGGTCAAATTCCCACAGGAACACTCAAAATAAGCTCATTATTTCCAAAGCTTGGTGAGGATCCGCTGAGACTCACACATGCTCACTTGGACACACAAGACACTCAAACATCAGCCGTAGAGGCTTACAGTGGCTACTTATGAACACCGGTTCATTTGGTCTGCAAATTGCAGAGTGTTATACATTCAGTTTAAATGGTGAATCTTTAAAAATCGCTCACTCGCTCATGTACTAACCAGacgtattaaaaacattaaaaataatctcCACTGAACGTTTCCTCTAAGCtgctaaaataaacagcaatagGATCAAGCACTGCTGGGAACCTacgcaaaaacacacacaaaagtgcACATGGTCAGCCTCACAGTTTGTGAGCGGTTCTTTTAACCTCCATCGGCTGTCAAGCTCAATCCTCTTTAGGTTTCCACAAGTTTGAGCAGCCATGTTCTGGAGGAGAGGGCTAACAGTGAAATGACTTCAAGTCAAAAGTCACAGACTAAAGCAGTAGAGGCGTGGTTTCGCCCGCTGGTTCTGCCCGTTGTGTGAGCTGGCGAATACGTCCGAGGATTCGGGCCGATAAAGATGGCTTGTGATGGCTTGGATCCAGAACGTTGGTCTTCCTGCGCTCTCGTTCTTGCTTCCACATCACGTATGGACTCGGTGGGAAAAACGGCCGTGACCTCTCCCGATACAGCTGCACAACGATCCCCGAAACCCCCAGAACAACCCACACAGTGATCACGATGAAATCTGGAGAGTCGAAACACCAGACATGACCAATAGATTTAGATACATGTCAGACCCAGGAGagtaaagcaaaataaaaataaaaaatgggcTAATTAATATCCTTTTACCCATCACCTTACTTAACACTCAAGCTCAACAGTGATCTAAGGGAAAAAGGACTTATGCAATTtctaaacagttttaaatgtgtgcatttgtcagcattaaaaaacaaacaacaaaattcaaaaattatatttagtgttcATCAAATTAACTTGTGACTAATGATTGGCCACAGCTTAGCAGAAACCTGTGAGATTGGTTGTAATGagcaatattgcaaaaaaaacaaaaatatttggtgGATCAAAATGCAACGCACAATCATAATTTTTCATCACATTTCAGTTTAACTTTGGCATTTATAATTGATTTCCTTTAACTCAGCAAGAACATTTTTTGCCTCCCTATTTTGGGTTTTTGGTGCATGTTTGCTCATTTTAGTGgcattttgatttaatacatGGCCTCCAACTTCAATCCCTGCACACCTACCGATATCCTGCAGTGGTACAGAGATAAACGCTCGACTGAAGTTGTGGTTGAGCAGGCGTTTGAGGACGTCCAGTGTAATGTAGGACAGACTGGTGTAGGTGTAGGCATTGACAGCCAGGACCACTGTATACGCTCCAACTACTCCACATGTAATTATATTGCCctgaaacatacaaataaaagtgtgcattttatttaggtGTCAGATACGCGCtcataacaaatgtatttttctgtatcTCACCTCTCTAGGCCACCTGATAAAGAACAAAGGAACAAACACCATAATGCAAGCAAACACCACCCAGAACACCACATCATTATGGAATATAGGAAGAtcgcctgagagagagagagagagagagagagagatcaaacaacaaatgcattaaatatctaaaaatgatCGCACACATCATAAACATTCAGCAAGACTATATGAGAATATAAAGAGATCATTCTCAACAGACACAGAAGCAACTGCAtacattaagattttttaaacatgatttcTAACCAAGTGGAGTGAAAAAGACGATGGATGATATGAGAAATCCAAGAATGAGTCCGATCACCAACACGCAGGCCATGACCGAACCGAACCGCCACCAGCTCATCACCATGACGACGCCTCCGACCACACCTATCAGCGCTGTCAGGGCCAATCGAACTGCAGGAGAGACGGTCAGTCAACAAACATCAGATATCAGTTTACTAATTAGTGCTGTGGTTCTCAAACTTTTTACACCAAGTACAACCTCAGAAAATATTTGACTCTCCAAGTACCATCGCAATGACCAACATTAAAATACCTAATTATTCAGCTACAGCTATGCACAGTTAAACAACCGAACCACATCTTTGAGAATCAGTGAATTAGAGTACATTATTTTGGAttacaaatgttacatttaataagCAAATTACAGCGTATTTCCAccatattttaagtaaaatgtttgtACGAACAAACTCCTTAGTAAAACCTATTAgaatgcaaaagaaaagaaactaaagTTTGATTGAAGTGCTGCTAAAATGAGGAAAAAGCTCATTTTGAGAAACTgccttttttaattctttactctgtcacactttacattcatttattaactttttttactCTAGCTAACATAAACTTAGAGTTATGATAATGATAACTAATGATATCTTACTGTAAAGTGATACTTATTGGTAATACAGTGATAAATGCATTAGCAATTGATCACAACATGAATAATTGATACCGGGATATGcctaaaagtgcattttagatgttttctaTCCACTAGTCTAACAAAAGTCAAGTTtcaaaattgcataaatatttgtatgtaatgTCTTGACtttaaaagtgctataaaaacGCTCTTCCTCATTTCAGCCATGCCTCTCACAAGCAGCTGACAAACAGCACTACATGATGCTTTTGATTGGGACAGGCTGGTTTGACACCTCCAGCTGAAATCCGTAGCGCATGACTCTAATCCTCAGAGAGTTACAGCACAACAATAACCTCAATCCTCTGTGACGAGAGCTGCTTTCTGCACTCGTGACGGCTGGTGAGATGTACTGCTGGCAAAACCAGTTTGTGTAGCCAATTTCAGTCCAACTTAACTGGAAAAATAGTTCTTAGGACATGAACTATTTATGGGTATGCAGACATCAGCTCAGTGTCAACAGTACATATCATCCAGAGTGAGCTGCATTACAGGTGACACATTATTGCTCTAAACTTCAGATCTAATTTGACAATGATTCAGTGTGTGTAACTCTGCAATGTAACTAATGTACTTACTGTTGTATTCCAGTGGTGTGGTTATGGTGATCACCACAAAGAATATAAACGCAGTAAAGATGAAGCCCATACAGAACAGCTCtgagaaaacacagaaatagacattttaatggTGACAACAGGTGTTTACATGCACTTTCTGGCAGTCtgaatcagtgttattttagtatcaatACTATTATAGTTTACTATAGATCTTAATATGCATAACtagttttattatagtttatttaatgtagttttattaatgtttttagtaattttgtaaattgtttttatctttaattttatttcaaaaattgatcaaaattgttttaattgtagttAGAGTCATACATACAGAACTTGAATGAGTTTAACAATTTAAACAGGTCatataatgaaaagtaaaaattgtaaaatgtatttttttatttcttgaagCTGTCAAAAGGCCATTTACTGAAACTAAGATgcacaaatgattcattttatctTTACATAATTATCATTTCATATGTTCACAcatagctgtaaaaaaaaacacagccgTTTCattcaaaagttaaaaagtCTGAAGTCATACAACACTCAATAGACCATTTGTTGTGCAAGAAGCCTTGACTAACATTGCATGTGGACATCAGAAAAGTAATGatgcatcatatgacccttttaaaaacatgccatCCATTTAGCATTGATGCAACTATATCATCTGTTCACCTCTGACTCTCAGAGGTGATTTTCCCAAACCTAAAATATTTGCGGCATATTTAGTAGACCGACAGTAATTAATAGCCGTTACATGGTGTGTGTCTaagaaaagcatgaaaaacatcTCTCACCACATTTGAAGAAGCGATGtcccacaaaacacacaaacagcccCGCCAAACCAATCAGAGTAAAAAACACTTTAGTAGACGCTCTCCCTgagaaaacgagagagagaaaaaaaacccatttaaaaCTGCATCAAACCGGTCACAAATACTAAAAgacaaaatatcttttgaaGTAGAAATTTTCATCTTCACCTAAATCGCTGCATCCGTCCAGCGTGGAGTTGAAGCTGCAGGCGTATGTGTGGACAGGGATGTAGGACGCCGATGTGTTCAACACCGGATCTCTCACAATCACAGAGAAAATCACGCCCTGACCGGGAAGAGAGCTGAAGGAGAACTGCGTCCGGTCATGAGAGGTTAAAGACATCACCTGAAAGAGTGAAATTAAATGATTGGGGTTTTCTCTTACGACAAACAGTCAGATACAGtgcttaaattaaatacactgtttattaaaagtaattggACATCTGTAGTGCAAAAACTGTagtgttttgatgttttttcagtatttgttcattaaaaaaaaaacttataacaacaacaatttattaataattacaattctatatttttttatatttatttattttttcaatgtatttttcccCCTTCCCTCTTCTCCTTAATGTGGTTCACATATAATGTGccagataataaaacaaatgttgtgTAAtctcactaaaaaaaaaaaaaaaaaaaaaaccacagctACAGCAGATAGCAGAGAGAGATTTCACACACCTTTCTGCTGTTGTCCTGCACGTTCTGCACATTGGCCACTCTCTCCAAACTACTGATCAGACTCTGCTCCGACAGGTCACCCTCCGGCAGGAAGTACTGATACACCTCATACACCAATCGCCAACGAGTGCTGGAGCCCACGTCCACATCACACGCTGGTGGAGTCTCCCCTCTGAAAAACATCATCTGATTTAGACTAAACTGATCAGACTAATGCTCATCCAGGTCAGCAAGACACAATTTTAAAGAGTCACGAAAcactaaactgcattttttgtGTTGCAT
This region of Puntigrus tetrazona isolate hp1 unplaced genomic scaffold, ASM1883169v1 S000000223, whole genome shotgun sequence genomic DNA includes:
- the fgfr1op2 gene encoding FGFR1 oncogene partner 2 homolog isoform X2, with the translated sequence MTCTLEKVLADAKSLVERLRDHDSAAEILIEQTTLLNKRVEAMKQYQEEIELLNQVARHRPRSTLVMGIQQENRQIRELQQENKELRTSLEEHQSALELIMSKYREQVFRLLMASKRDDPAIVTQLREQHTNAHIEKINEMATVMRKAIEVDEGRLCEDEERIKRLELENSGLRELLGISREAFLVLKRDDTSDSTSLSPLLTSTDVSLRKS
- the tm7sf3 gene encoding transmembrane 7 superfamily member 3, with the translated sequence MSLKRECLVLLVLSWVSSVRAQDENRVMFSLGTFQNVSVPVNGTVQAVISRIPAAVSFLTLQFHTHQSNVTLSYTPIPLYGFSVTAADAGLLSTLTPSQTTISWFLKTPDGRSAAGIGVILPYTSTDPVPGACNQEFPLEIDPNIYLQYNLFETMITFAPANIGYGRGETPPACDVDVGSSTRWRLVYEVYQYFLPEGDLSEQSLISSLERVANVQNVQDNSRKVMSLTSHDRTQFSFSSLPGQGVIFSVIVRDPVLNTSASYIPVHTYACSFNSTLDGCSDLGRASTKVFFTLIGLAGLFVCFVGHRFFKCELFCMGFIFTAFIFFVVITITTPLEYNIRLALTALIGVVGGVVMVMSWWRFGSVMACVLVIGLILGFLISSIVFFTPLGDLPIFHNDVVFWVVFACIMVFVPLFFIRWPREGNIITCGVVGAYTVVLAVNAYTYTSLSYITLDVLKRLLNHNFSRAFISVPLQDIDFIVITVWVVLGVSGIVVQLYRERSRPFFPPSPYVMWKQERERRKTNVLDPSHHKPSLSARILGRIRQLTQRAEPAGETTPLLL
- the fgfr1op2 gene encoding FGFR1 oncogene partner 2 homolog isoform X1, which translates into the protein MTCTLEKVLADAKSLVERLRDHDSAAEILIEQTTLLNKRVEAMKQYQEEIELLNQVARHRPRSTLVMGIQQENRQIRELQQENKELRTSLEEHQSALELIMSKYREQVFRLLMASKRDDPAIVTQLREQHTNEMQAHIEKINEMATVMRKAIEVDEGRLCEDEERIKRLELENSGLRELLGISREAFLVLKRDDTSDSTSLSPLLTSTDVSLRKS